In Capsicum annuum cultivar UCD-10X-F1 chromosome 11, UCD10Xv1.1, whole genome shotgun sequence, one genomic interval encodes:
- the LOC107846966 gene encoding uncharacterized protein LOC107846966, whose protein sequence is MRTAATTSHQSASLVISTIFRHQSNRCPLPIRSHAPKTAAKPPPPFSHFYGELAPTAMRNQQQRRTRSDPASPAAPMTHLSSKNDELRIHIRNEFERKKQVILAAQSASIVEGR, encoded by the exons ATGAGAACAGCCGCAACAACCAGCCACCAGTCCGCCTCCCTCGTCATTTCCACCATCTTCCGTCACCAGTCAAACCGGTGTCCGCTGCCAATCAGGTCCCATGCACCAAAAACAGCCGCCAAGCCTCCTCCTCCGTTCTCTCACTTCTACGGTGAACTAGCACCGACCGCCATGCGAAACCAGCAACAACGACGAACACGGTCAGACCCCGCTTCACCCGCCGCTCCGATGACCCATCTTTCATCGAAAAATGATGAATTAAGAATTCATATCCGG aatgagtttgaaagaaagaaacaagtaATATTAGCTGCTCAAAGTGCATCAATTGTGGAAGGAAGATGA